The Negativicutes bacterium region CAGGGCTTCTGTCAAAGGCAGCAGCCTAGACAGCTCCGGCAGCAGAATCGGCTTAAGCAGGCGCATCGGGTGACCTCCTGATGAGCAAAAATGATAAGAAAGGATGAATCGGTTTGGAAGTACTGCAAGTGACAGAACGTGCAGAAAAGATGGAGATTGCAGCAAAGATCCTTGATCAACTGCCGGATTGGTTTGGTATTCCGGAAGCTACAGCGAATAATGTCAGGCAATGTGCTGTTTTGGATTTATGGGTAGCGCGGGACGAAGAAAAACCGATTGGCTTCATTGCCTTAAAACAACATTTCCCTGAAGCTGCCGAACTTACTGTGCTGGGAATCCTGCCGGAATATCATCGGCAGGGAGTGGGACGTCAGTTGCTGGCAGCCGTGGAAAACCGCTGCCGCAGAGAAGGGATCCGTTTTTTGCAGGTAAAAACGCTGGATCCGATGAAAGAAAATGCCTGTTACGACAGAACGCGCAGTTTTTATTTGG contains the following coding sequences:
- a CDS encoding GNAT family N-acetyltransferase; the protein is MEVLQVTERAEKMEIAAKILDQLPDWFGIPEATANNVRQCAVLDLWVARDEEKPIGFIALKQHFPEAAELTVLGILPEYHRQGVGRQLLAAVENRCRREGIRFLQVKTLDPMKENACYDRTRSFYLAMGFTPLETFPTLWDAANPCLQMIKVLEQTKHAAERER